Proteins from one Sphaeramia orbicularis chromosome 17, fSphaOr1.1, whole genome shotgun sequence genomic window:
- the agfg1b gene encoding arf-GAP domain and FG repeat-containing protein 1b isoform X3 encodes MATSAKRKQEETHLKMLREMTSLPANRKCFDCDQRGPTYVNMTVGSFVCTTCSGILRGLNPPHRVKSISMTTFTQQEIEFLQKHSNEVCKHIWLGLYDDRTSVVPDFREPQKVKEFLQEKYEKKRWYVPPDQARAVASVQASVSGSSASSTGSTPEVQPLKTLQLNKTPLRQSPGLGRSQAHTAAQEKKFDLLSDLGGDIFAAPPSQTASSTNFANFAHFQSQSAPQGHSNTNFANFEAFGNTAIPSHLSTSPPSKSFPSGGSVPIPSMSSAVPSQSQTGSCTEDRYAALAELDNELSSSVSSGSNVPGNIFGPVLGSSPAQNPPVLPSMQPGFGAVPSTNPFVAAAVAPEMATNPFQTNGRAPSAGPAFPVYGQNKPSMTPFGQPMAGPGMSNNPFMAGAPAGPFPSGGSTNPFL; translated from the exons ATGGCGACGAGTGCGAAGCGAAAGCAAGAGGAGACCCATCTGAAGATGCTCCGGGAAATGACTAGCCTGCCCGCGAATAGGAAATGCTTCGACTGCGACCAGCGCGGCCCGACCTATGTCAACATGACAGTGGGCTCCTTCGTCTGTACCACCTGCTCCGGAATATT GCGAGGATTGAATCCCCCACACAGAGTGAAGTCCATCTCTATGACCACATTCACACAGCAGGAAATTGAGTTCCTACAGAAACACAGCAACGAG GTCTGTAAACACATCTGGTTGGGCCTCTATGACGACAGGACATCAGTTGTTCCAGATTTCCGAGAACCTCAGAAAGTAAAAGAGTTCCTACAGGAAAAATATGAAAAGAAACGATG GTATGTTCCTCCAGACCAGGCGAGGGCAGTAGCGAGTGTTCAGGCCTCTGTGTCCGGCTCCTCAGCTAGCAGCACTGGCAGTACCCCAGAAGTCCAACCCCTCAAGACCCTGCAGCTCAACAAGACCCCCCTACGCCAG TCTCCAGGGCTCGGTCGTTCTCAGGCTCACACTGCTGCTCAGGAGAAGAAATTTGACTTACTTTCAGACCTTGGAGGAGACATTTTCGCTGCACCACCTTCTCAGACTGCCAGCTCTACTAACTTTGCCAACTTTGCACATTTTCAAAGCCAGTCAG CACCTCAGGGTCATTCAAATACCAACTTTGCCAACTTTGAGGCATTTGGAAACACTGCAATTCCATCTCATCTGAGCACGTCACCCCCCTCAAAGTCCTTTCCATCAG GGGGAAGTGTGCCAATTCCTTCAATGTCTAGTGCCGTTCCCTCCCAGTCCCAGACAGGGAGCTGCACAGAGGACCGCTATGCTGCTTTGGCGGAGTTGGACAACGAGCTCAGCTCCTCTGTCTCCTCAGGCAGCAACGTGCCAGG GAACATATTTGGACCGGTGCTTGGTTCATCACCAGCCCAGAATCCACCTGTGTTACCCAGCATGCAGCCAGGCTTTGGAG CCGTCCCGTCCACAAACCCCTTTGTTGCTGCAGCTGTTGCTCCAGAGATGGCAACCAACCCTTTCCAGACCAATGGTAGAGCTCCATCTGCAG GCCCTGCATTCCCTGTCTACGGTCAGAACAAGCCCTCCATGACGCCCTTTGGGCAGCCTATGGCTGGCCCTGGCATGTCCAATAACCCATTTATG GCTGGAGCGCCGGCTGGGCCCTTCCCTTCAGGGGGATCGACCAACCCCTTCCTGTAG
- the agfg1b gene encoding arf-GAP domain and FG repeat-containing protein 1b isoform X2 codes for MATSAKRKQEETHLKMLREMTSLPANRKCFDCDQRGPTYVNMTVGSFVCTTCSGILRGLNPPHRVKSISMTTFTQQEIEFLQKHSNEVCKHIWLGLYDDRTSVVPDFREPQKVKEFLQEKYEKKRWYVPPDQARAVASVQASVSGSSASSTGSTPEVQPLKTLQLNKTPLRQSPGLGRSQAHTAAQEKKFDLLSDLGGDIFAAPPSQTASSTNFANFAHFQSQSGGSVPIPSMSSAVPSQSQTGSCTEDRYAALAELDNELSSSVSSGSNVPGNIFGPVLGSSPAQNPPVLPSMQPGFGAVPSTNPFVAAAVAPEMATNPFQTNGRAPSAASFGTGSMSMPAGFGNASSYCLPTSFSGNFQQQFPGQAPIPYSQPGGYHPQSNGPAFPVYGQNKPSMTPFGQPMAGPGMSNNPFMAGAPAGPFPSGGSTNPFL; via the exons ATGGCGACGAGTGCGAAGCGAAAGCAAGAGGAGACCCATCTGAAGATGCTCCGGGAAATGACTAGCCTGCCCGCGAATAGGAAATGCTTCGACTGCGACCAGCGCGGCCCGACCTATGTCAACATGACAGTGGGCTCCTTCGTCTGTACCACCTGCTCCGGAATATT GCGAGGATTGAATCCCCCACACAGAGTGAAGTCCATCTCTATGACCACATTCACACAGCAGGAAATTGAGTTCCTACAGAAACACAGCAACGAG GTCTGTAAACACATCTGGTTGGGCCTCTATGACGACAGGACATCAGTTGTTCCAGATTTCCGAGAACCTCAGAAAGTAAAAGAGTTCCTACAGGAAAAATATGAAAAGAAACGATG GTATGTTCCTCCAGACCAGGCGAGGGCAGTAGCGAGTGTTCAGGCCTCTGTGTCCGGCTCCTCAGCTAGCAGCACTGGCAGTACCCCAGAAGTCCAACCCCTCAAGACCCTGCAGCTCAACAAGACCCCCCTACGCCAG TCTCCAGGGCTCGGTCGTTCTCAGGCTCACACTGCTGCTCAGGAGAAGAAATTTGACTTACTTTCAGACCTTGGAGGAGACATTTTCGCTGCACCACCTTCTCAGACTGCCAGCTCTACTAACTTTGCCAACTTTGCACATTTTCAAAGCCAGTCAG GGGGAAGTGTGCCAATTCCTTCAATGTCTAGTGCCGTTCCCTCCCAGTCCCAGACAGGGAGCTGCACAGAGGACCGCTATGCTGCTTTGGCGGAGTTGGACAACGAGCTCAGCTCCTCTGTCTCCTCAGGCAGCAACGTGCCAGG GAACATATTTGGACCGGTGCTTGGTTCATCACCAGCCCAGAATCCACCTGTGTTACCCAGCATGCAGCCAGGCTTTGGAG CCGTCCCGTCCACAAACCCCTTTGTTGCTGCAGCTGTTGCTCCAGAGATGGCAACCAACCCTTTCCAGACCAATGGTAGAGCTCCATCTGCAG CCTCGTTTGGTACTGGCTCTATGAGCATGCCTGCCGGCTTTGGGAATGCGTCTTCCTACTGCCTCCCGACCAGTTTCAGCGGAAACTTCCAGCAGCAATTCCCTGGCCAGGCCCCCATCCCTTATTCTCAACCTGGGGGTTACCACCCTCAGTCTAATG GCCCTGCATTCCCTGTCTACGGTCAGAACAAGCCCTCCATGACGCCCTTTGGGCAGCCTATGGCTGGCCCTGGCATGTCCAATAACCCATTTATG GCTGGAGCGCCGGCTGGGCCCTTCCCTTCAGGGGGATCGACCAACCCCTTCCTGTAG
- the agfg1b gene encoding arf-GAP domain and FG repeat-containing protein 1b isoform X1 has product MATSAKRKQEETHLKMLREMTSLPANRKCFDCDQRGPTYVNMTVGSFVCTTCSGILRGLNPPHRVKSISMTTFTQQEIEFLQKHSNEVCKHIWLGLYDDRTSVVPDFREPQKVKEFLQEKYEKKRWYVPPDQARAVASVQASVSGSSASSTGSTPEVQPLKTLQLNKTPLRQSPGLGRSQAHTAAQEKKFDLLSDLGGDIFAAPPSQTASSTNFANFAHFQSQSAPQGHSNTNFANFEAFGNTAIPSHLSTSPPSKSFPSGGSVPIPSMSSAVPSQSQTGSCTEDRYAALAELDNELSSSVSSGSNVPGNIFGPVLGSSPAQNPPVLPSMQPGFGAVPSTNPFVAAAVAPEMATNPFQTNGRAPSAASFGTGSMSMPAGFGNASSYCLPTSFSGNFQQQFPGQAPIPYSQPGGYHPQSNGPAFPVYGQNKPSMTPFGQPMAGPGMSNNPFMAGAPAGPFPSGGSTNPFL; this is encoded by the exons ATGGCGACGAGTGCGAAGCGAAAGCAAGAGGAGACCCATCTGAAGATGCTCCGGGAAATGACTAGCCTGCCCGCGAATAGGAAATGCTTCGACTGCGACCAGCGCGGCCCGACCTATGTCAACATGACAGTGGGCTCCTTCGTCTGTACCACCTGCTCCGGAATATT GCGAGGATTGAATCCCCCACACAGAGTGAAGTCCATCTCTATGACCACATTCACACAGCAGGAAATTGAGTTCCTACAGAAACACAGCAACGAG GTCTGTAAACACATCTGGTTGGGCCTCTATGACGACAGGACATCAGTTGTTCCAGATTTCCGAGAACCTCAGAAAGTAAAAGAGTTCCTACAGGAAAAATATGAAAAGAAACGATG GTATGTTCCTCCAGACCAGGCGAGGGCAGTAGCGAGTGTTCAGGCCTCTGTGTCCGGCTCCTCAGCTAGCAGCACTGGCAGTACCCCAGAAGTCCAACCCCTCAAGACCCTGCAGCTCAACAAGACCCCCCTACGCCAG TCTCCAGGGCTCGGTCGTTCTCAGGCTCACACTGCTGCTCAGGAGAAGAAATTTGACTTACTTTCAGACCTTGGAGGAGACATTTTCGCTGCACCACCTTCTCAGACTGCCAGCTCTACTAACTTTGCCAACTTTGCACATTTTCAAAGCCAGTCAG CACCTCAGGGTCATTCAAATACCAACTTTGCCAACTTTGAGGCATTTGGAAACACTGCAATTCCATCTCATCTGAGCACGTCACCCCCCTCAAAGTCCTTTCCATCAG GGGGAAGTGTGCCAATTCCTTCAATGTCTAGTGCCGTTCCCTCCCAGTCCCAGACAGGGAGCTGCACAGAGGACCGCTATGCTGCTTTGGCGGAGTTGGACAACGAGCTCAGCTCCTCTGTCTCCTCAGGCAGCAACGTGCCAGG GAACATATTTGGACCGGTGCTTGGTTCATCACCAGCCCAGAATCCACCTGTGTTACCCAGCATGCAGCCAGGCTTTGGAG CCGTCCCGTCCACAAACCCCTTTGTTGCTGCAGCTGTTGCTCCAGAGATGGCAACCAACCCTTTCCAGACCAATGGTAGAGCTCCATCTGCAG CCTCGTTTGGTACTGGCTCTATGAGCATGCCTGCCGGCTTTGGGAATGCGTCTTCCTACTGCCTCCCGACCAGTTTCAGCGGAAACTTCCAGCAGCAATTCCCTGGCCAGGCCCCCATCCCTTATTCTCAACCTGGGGGTTACCACCCTCAGTCTAATG GCCCTGCATTCCCTGTCTACGGTCAGAACAAGCCCTCCATGACGCCCTTTGGGCAGCCTATGGCTGGCCCTGGCATGTCCAATAACCCATTTATG GCTGGAGCGCCGGCTGGGCCCTTCCCTTCAGGGGGATCGACCAACCCCTTCCTGTAG